In Vicinamibacteria bacterium, a single genomic region encodes these proteins:
- a CDS encoding sulfatase-like hydrolase/transferase — protein sequence MNILERRQPKPSRPRARPSEAPAPGTLKRRRLFVLLLGATLLGALAVVFNLLSSPIRRDPGLSVLLVTIDTLRADALGCYGRKGAATPWIDRLAGGGVRFEEAHAHNVVTFPSHANLLSGRYPLEHGVRDNTGFRFPATQPTLATLLKAGGWQTGGFVSAFPLASRFGLDRGFDVYDDRLGGTETTTAFLVPERAGTKTVAAALRWLEKVRGQRFFAFVHLYEPHFPYVPPEPFASRFPSEPYHGEVAAADAALGPLLEPILAAGPAARTLVVLTSDHGESLGEHGEDTHGIFAYEATLHVPLIVYGPGLFSPRVVSTPVRHIDVVPTVLDALGMAIPKDLPGRSLLPLINGRGATPTDSYLEALSASLNRGWAPLHGALDRDLMKYVDLPIPELYDLRHDPSEQHNLAASRPEDLDRMRALLGRLDAGDVGVGARLQEEQATLERLRALGYLASAEAVQKQRYTVDDDPKRLIEIDGRIRDVVTLYRAGDYDGAIAICEENIRRRPTMFLSYLQLAYLQRMRGRLDRALRAAKQAVDLQPLDNEAVSIYGAYLTEAGRFQEAVAFLGPYVKNTKPDIDVLTAFGMAQARLGQGEEALATFARARELDPSSAMVLVNAGTVYLMARDRVRARQAFEAALDIDPEVARAHNSLGVIAAEEGHLDEAVARWKRAVGLDPRDYQTLFNLGTTLRKLHREGEARPYLEAYLKAAPVALEGRDVARVRSWLGGGAAP from the coding sequence ATGAACATCTTGGAACGCCGGCAACCGAAACCCTCGCGCCCTCGCGCCCGGCCAAGCGAAGCGCCCGCCCCAGGCACCCTCAAGCGGCGGCGGCTCTTCGTGCTCCTCCTGGGGGCGACGCTTCTGGGAGCGCTCGCCGTCGTCTTCAATCTCCTGAGTTCCCCGATACGACGTGACCCAGGCCTTTCCGTCCTGCTGGTTACGATCGACACCCTCCGGGCGGACGCGCTGGGCTGCTACGGCCGGAAGGGCGCGGCGACGCCCTGGATCGACCGTCTAGCGGGAGGTGGCGTGCGCTTCGAGGAGGCGCATGCCCATAACGTGGTGACCTTCCCGTCCCACGCGAACCTGCTCTCCGGACGCTACCCGCTGGAGCACGGCGTGCGCGACAACACCGGCTTCCGCTTCCCCGCGACCCAGCCGACGCTGGCCACCCTGTTGAAGGCCGGAGGGTGGCAGACGGGAGGATTCGTGAGCGCGTTCCCCCTAGCCTCCCGCTTCGGCCTGGACCGCGGCTTCGATGTCTACGACGACCGGCTCGGGGGCACCGAGACCACGACCGCGTTCCTGGTGCCGGAACGGGCGGGGACGAAGACAGTGGCCGCCGCCCTGCGCTGGCTCGAGAAAGTGCGCGGGCAGCGCTTCTTCGCCTTCGTCCATCTCTACGAGCCGCACTTCCCCTACGTGCCGCCGGAGCCGTTCGCGTCCCGCTTCCCGTCCGAGCCCTACCACGGTGAGGTGGCGGCCGCGGACGCCGCCCTGGGGCCGCTGCTGGAGCCGATCCTGGCCGCGGGCCCCGCGGCCCGCACCCTGGTCGTGCTGACCAGCGACCACGGGGAGTCGCTGGGCGAGCATGGCGAGGACACCCACGGCATCTTCGCCTACGAGGCCACCCTCCACGTGCCCCTGATCGTGTACGGGCCGGGGCTCTTCTCTCCCCGGGTCGTGAGCACCCCCGTGCGCCACATCGACGTCGTGCCCACCGTGCTCGATGCCCTGGGAATGGCGATCCCGAAGGACCTCCCGGGCCGCAGTCTGCTGCCCCTGATCAACGGGCGGGGGGCGACGCCCACGGATTCCTACCTCGAGGCCCTGAGCGCTTCCCTCAATCGGGGCTGGGCGCCCCTCCACGGCGCCCTCGACCGCGACCTCATGAAGTACGTGGACCTGCCGATCCCGGAGCTCTACGATCTGCGCCACGATCCCTCCGAGCAGCATAACCTCGCCGCCTCCCGTCCGGAGGACCTGGACCGCATGCGCGCCCTGCTCGGACGCTTGGACGCGGGCGACGTGGGGGTGGGGGCGCGGCTCCAGGAGGAGCAGGCCACCCTGGAACGCCTGCGCGCGCTCGGCTACCTCGCCAGCGCGGAGGCGGTACAGAAGCAGCGCTACACGGTCGACGACGACCCCAAGCGCTTGATCGAGATCGACGGCCGCATCCGCGACGTGGTCACCCTCTACCGAGCGGGCGACTACGACGGCGCAATCGCGATCTGCGAGGAGAACATCCGCCGCCGGCCCACGATGTTCCTCTCCTACCTGCAGCTGGCCTACCTACAGCGCATGCGGGGTCGGCTGGACCGGGCCCTACGGGCCGCGAAGCAGGCGGTCGACCTGCAGCCGCTCGACAACGAGGCGGTCTCGATCTACGGCGCCTACCTGACCGAGGCGGGGCGCTTCCAGGAGGCGGTGGCGTTCCTGGGCCCCTACGTGAAGAACACAAAGCCGGACATCGACGTTCTCACCGCCTTCGGCATGGCTCAGGCGCGGCTGGGCCAGGGGGAGGAGGCGCTCGCGACCTTCGCCCGGGCCCGTGAACTCGACCCGTCGAGCGCAATGGTCCTCGTGAACGCGGGGACGGTCTACCTCATGGCGAGGGACCGGGTGCGGGCGCGGCAGGCGTTCGAGGCGGCGCTCGACATCGACCCCGAGGTGGCCCGGGCCCACAACAGCCTGGGCGTGATCGCGGCCGAGGAGGGGCACCTCGACGAGGCGGTCGCGCGGTGGAAGCGCGCGGTCGGGCTCGACCCGCGGGACTACCAGACCCTTTTCAACCTCGGCACCACCCTGCGGAAGCTGCACCGTGAAGGGGAGGCCCGGCCATACCTGGAGGCCTACTTGAAAGCGGCGCCGGTGGCGCTCGAGGGGCGCGATGTGGCGCGGGTGCGGTCCTGGCTCGGCGGAGGGGCGGCGCCGTGA
- a CDS encoding sulfatase-like hydrolase/transferase codes for MRRGRATAAVALALLLPACRSGRRETWPEASIVLISIDTLRADHLPLYGYAHGSTPAIDALGREGIVFDGVYSHCPLTLPAHASMLTGLTPPHHGVHDNAGFTLKPGARTLAARFHDSGRATGAAVSAFVLRSATGIAQGFDRYDDEIVQDPSLEDMGNQQRDGAKSVASLLGWIEAQGDRRFFAFLHLYEPHTPYTPPSPYKERFADSPYDGEIAYADELVGRLLAPLRAKGALDHTLVALTADHGEGLGEHGEQEHGFFLYRETVRVPLVLRLPGASQAGRRVSATAAQVDLAATLLDLVGLPATGMDGASLRPAIAGGPGPGRPVYSETFFPRYHFGWSQLLSTTESRFRYIRAPRPELFDDAMDPGETRNLSAEHAAAVQAMNAWLDTQVRVGEVAGPEKVAPETLEKLQALGYVGGEGPAGEAAGPLADPKDKIAVFEAYKRALALRREGNDAELVKALRAVVRDSPGVLDAWQAMGLALARLNRVPEAVQALETALQLDPSRGAVHLALARVYEVTGQASLLEKHAQAAALTVPGEGYEILATLRLAQDRPAEAGEAARKSLAADSSRVVAHYVLAIVAERGGRCEEAVPEFQKAAEAQRLHKFLVVPGLHSGLADCLARAGREADAEKEFRAEIDTLPYTRAGRVGLAALYRSQGRDAEARAVLEGVVTANQRAGADEYEILVRTFTLLGDTAAARAWAARAHARYPADRRFR; via the coding sequence GTGAGGCGCGGGCGGGCGACGGCGGCCGTGGCTCTGGCTCTGCTCCTGCCGGCCTGCCGCTCCGGGCGCAGAGAGACCTGGCCCGAGGCCTCCATTGTCCTCATCTCCATCGACACCCTCCGCGCCGACCATCTGCCCCTGTACGGCTACGCACACGGCTCGACGCCGGCCATCGACGCCCTCGGGCGCGAGGGCATCGTTTTCGACGGCGTCTACAGCCACTGCCCGTTGACCCTCCCCGCCCACGCCTCGATGCTCACCGGCCTCACGCCCCCGCACCACGGCGTCCACGACAACGCCGGGTTTACGCTGAAGCCGGGGGCCCGAACGCTCGCCGCCCGTTTCCACGACTCGGGGCGTGCCACCGGGGCCGCGGTGTCCGCGTTCGTGCTGCGCAGCGCGACCGGCATCGCCCAGGGGTTCGACCGCTACGACGACGAAATCGTCCAGGACCCCTCGCTCGAGGACATGGGAAACCAGCAGCGCGACGGGGCGAAGTCCGTGGCCTCTCTGCTCGGCTGGATCGAGGCACAGGGCGACCGCCGGTTCTTCGCCTTCCTCCATCTCTACGAGCCCCACACCCCCTACACGCCACCCTCTCCCTACAAGGAGCGCTTCGCGGACAGCCCTTACGACGGCGAGATCGCTTACGCCGACGAGCTGGTCGGACGGCTGCTGGCCCCCTTGCGCGCAAAAGGCGCCCTCGACCACACCCTCGTGGCGCTGACCGCGGACCACGGGGAGGGGCTCGGCGAGCACGGCGAGCAGGAGCACGGCTTCTTCCTCTACCGGGAGACGGTGAGGGTACCCCTGGTCTTGAGGCTGCCGGGGGCGTCCCAGGCCGGTCGGCGGGTCTCCGCCACCGCGGCCCAGGTGGACCTGGCGGCGACGCTCCTCGACCTCGTGGGCCTGCCCGCCACGGGCATGGACGGCGCGTCGCTTCGTCCCGCGATCGCGGGCGGCCCCGGGCCGGGTCGGCCCGTGTACTCGGAGACATTCTTTCCCCGCTACCACTTTGGATGGAGCCAGCTGCTGTCGACCACCGAGAGCCGCTTCCGCTACATCCGCGCCCCCCGCCCCGAGCTCTTCGACGACGCCATGGACCCGGGAGAGACGAGAAACCTGAGCGCGGAGCACGCGGCCGCGGTCCAGGCCATGAACGCGTGGCTCGACACGCAGGTGCGTGTGGGCGAGGTCGCGGGGCCGGAGAAGGTCGCTCCCGAGACGCTGGAGAAGCTGCAGGCACTCGGCTACGTCGGAGGGGAGGGCCCGGCGGGGGAGGCCGCGGGACCGCTTGCGGATCCCAAGGACAAGATCGCGGTCTTCGAGGCCTACAAAAGAGCCCTCGCCCTGCGCCGGGAGGGCAATGACGCCGAGCTGGTGAAGGCCCTGCGGGCCGTGGTAAGAGACAGCCCCGGCGTGCTGGACGCCTGGCAAGCGATGGGGCTGGCCCTCGCGCGTCTCAACCGGGTGCCGGAGGCCGTGCAGGCGTTGGAGACGGCGCTCCAGCTGGACCCCTCGCGGGGGGCCGTGCACCTGGCGTTGGCCAGGGTGTACGAGGTCACGGGTCAGGCCTCCCTGCTCGAAAAGCACGCGCAGGCGGCAGCGCTCACCGTGCCGGGAGAGGGCTACGAGATCCTGGCCACCCTAAGGCTGGCGCAGGACCGGCCGGCGGAGGCGGGGGAGGCCGCGCGGAAGAGCCTGGCCGCCGATTCGAGCCGGGTCGTAGCACACTACGTACTGGCCATCGTCGCCGAGCGCGGGGGCCGCTGCGAGGAGGCGGTGCCGGAGTTCCAGAAGGCCGCGGAGGCCCAGCGGTTGCACAAGTTTTTGGTCGTGCCCGGCCTTCATTCCGGGCTCGCTGACTGCCTCGCGCGGGCGGGGCGGGAGGCAGACGCCGAGAAGGAGTTCCGGGCGGAGATCGACACCCTCCCCTACACGAGAGCCGGCCGCGTTGGCCTGGCCGCGCTCTACCGGTCGCAAGGCCGCGACGCCGAGGCTCGTGCGGTGCTCGAGGGTGTGGTGACCGCGAACCAGCGCGCGGGAGCCGATGAGTACGAGATACTCGTACGCACCTTTACTCTGCTGGGTGACACCGCGGCCGCGCGGGCTTGGGCCGCCCGCGCCCACGCCCGCTACCCTGCGGATCGACGCTTCCGGTAG
- a CDS encoding Ig-like domain-containing protein: protein MRAFRRSALNALLATLIVTGGPARAEKGVAPDWITDHGGTLELKLAHQESNGPDGGILRIDPTRRLVLWQGIPGELGCKLSVEASFDDIKGVRARTEGGFAVELRREKAPKLVFMPLPDAPWFGKSTKVAENQLAQVRQFVPLTGPDGQAMPLNGAAAFGGAQIKHVDLPPEVMADVNMAVTLIRGALGRAPSPSGVLQEALYGRPLDVSVQEILETPANYAGHTVRLRGRIQRIGEKPAVYRLQDGDDVIPVTPLADVAAVVGAVAGSEKEEVEITGVLRAPHATESPLPPVFEVAFWEYDRPGAVPARSLEPNPLVTLEDLVTHAGTVDGQVIRVVGKFRGRNLHMDLPTKELGSGWVIKAGKYAVEVRGKKPSGPGFKLDLDSMNDTVNWIEVLGRPETHNGVTVLHALKVAPVAPPSAAGVSSPRRLRGVAGRPTVVFALPLDGERGIAADSRLVVQFSAYMDEDSFQGHVRLRYAEGDDLPRMSWRYDDARRALIIDPGETLRPGGVLEMLLLPGIVDVDGSALAPRVNSSADGEAELLRYVVEG, encoded by the coding sequence GTGCGCGCTTTCAGACGTTCTGCGCTCAACGCTCTCCTGGCCACGCTCATCGTTACGGGCGGCCCTGCCCGCGCCGAGAAGGGGGTCGCTCCGGACTGGATAACCGACCACGGCGGGACCCTGGAGCTAAAGCTGGCGCACCAGGAAAGCAACGGCCCCGACGGCGGCATTCTCCGCATTGATCCCACGCGACGGCTCGTCCTGTGGCAAGGAATTCCGGGCGAGCTGGGCTGCAAGCTGAGTGTCGAGGCCTCCTTCGACGATATCAAGGGAGTCCGGGCGAGGACGGAAGGCGGCTTTGCCGTGGAGTTGCGGAGGGAGAAGGCGCCGAAACTCGTTTTCATGCCCCTCCCGGACGCTCCCTGGTTCGGCAAGTCCACAAAGGTCGCCGAAAACCAGTTGGCCCAAGTCAGGCAGTTCGTGCCGCTCACGGGGCCCGACGGTCAAGCCATGCCTCTCAACGGAGCGGCGGCTTTTGGCGGGGCCCAAATCAAACACGTCGACCTGCCCCCCGAGGTCATGGCGGACGTAAACATGGCGGTCACCCTCATACGCGGCGCCCTGGGCCGGGCCCCCTCGCCCTCCGGCGTCCTGCAGGAAGCGCTCTATGGGCGGCCGCTGGACGTGTCGGTGCAGGAGATCCTCGAGACTCCCGCGAACTACGCCGGACATACGGTGCGCCTCCGCGGCCGGATCCAGAGGATCGGGGAGAAGCCCGCGGTGTATCGGCTCCAGGATGGCGACGACGTGATCCCGGTCACGCCCCTCGCGGACGTGGCCGCGGTCGTGGGCGCCGTCGCCGGCAGCGAGAAGGAGGAGGTCGAGATAACGGGGGTCCTCCGGGCGCCCCACGCGACGGAGAGCCCGTTACCACCGGTGTTCGAAGTGGCGTTCTGGGAGTACGACCGGCCCGGTGCGGTGCCGGCCCGTTCCCTCGAGCCGAACCCCCTGGTGACACTCGAGGACCTGGTCACCCATGCGGGTACGGTGGACGGGCAAGTCATAAGGGTCGTGGGGAAGTTCCGCGGCCGGAACCTCCACATGGACCTTCCCACGAAAGAGCTCGGCTCGGGCTGGGTGATCAAGGCGGGCAAGTACGCGGTCGAGGTGAGAGGGAAGAAACCCTCGGGGCCCGGATTCAAGCTGGACCTGGACTCGATGAACGACACCGTGAACTGGATCGAGGTCCTTGGCCGGCCCGAGACCCACAACGGGGTCACGGTCCTCCACGCCCTGAAAGTCGCCCCCGTCGCCCCGCCCTCCGCCGCCGGGGTCTCGAGTCCCCGCCGCCTGCGCGGAGTCGCGGGCCGGCCGACCGTCGTCTTCGCCCTTCCCCTCGACGGCGAGCGCGGGATCGCCGCGGACAGCCGGTTGGTCGTCCAATTCAGCGCCTACATGGACGAGGACAGCTTTCAAGGCCATGTACGCCTGCGCTACGCTGAGGGAGACGACCTCCCGCGCATGTCCTGGCGCTACGACGACGCCCGCCGCGCGCTCATCATTGACCCCGGTGAGACCCTGCGGCCGGGAGGGGTGCTCGAGATGCTCCTGCTTCCCGGGATCGTGGACGTCGACGGTTCGGCCCTTGCCCCTCGCGTGAACTCTTCCGCCGACGGCGAGGCGGAGCTCCTGCGCTACGTGGTCGAGGGCTAG
- a CDS encoding sulfatase-like hydrolase/transferase, with translation MSVLLITIDTLRADALRCYGHATAETPWIDRLASGGVRFERAHAQNVVTLPSHANILSGRYPVVHGVRDNSGFRFPAGLETLATILKGRGYRTGAFVSAFPLDSRFGLNRGFDVYDDHLGDTEVSPAFHMEERRGSLTVAAAKRWLGTIGEQPSFAWVHLYEPHAPYEPPEPWASRFREDPYHGEVSAADAALEPLLAPILGAVGEGRTLVVLTADHGESLGQHGETTHGTFAYEPTLRVPLILYAPRLFAPRVAKDPVRHVDILPTILDALALPLPGELPGRSLLELAVGGPAVAQSSYFEALSAAATRGWAPLYGVMEGGMKYIDLPIPELYDLAADPEEAHNLAGSQAPTLERMRAHLAQLRAADRGLEPEVETAEVRERLKSLGYAATSAPAKGKRYTEDDDPKRLISLSAALDELIRLYRAGELPRARALGEDIVRRRPMPVALLHLAFVERESGNLPAAVDAAGRAFALSPRSAEAAALLGAYLNESGRARETVERLAPYAAASPPDVDVLFVLGAALAQVGRGAEALKAFEQARTLDPSNAMALVNIGTVHLMARDYPRARAAFEGALALEPTLSRAFNSLGVIEAQAGRAEQAIALWKKAVELNPREYDTLFNLGDLLVREGRASEARGYFEAFTRRAPPALYARDIARVRGWLATPEANGKGSAPAKSLGASSHP, from the coding sequence ATGAGCGTCCTCCTCATCACCATCGATACGTTGCGTGCGGATGCCCTCCGCTGCTATGGGCACGCCACCGCGGAGACTCCCTGGATCGACCGCTTGGCCTCGGGGGGCGTCCGCTTCGAGCGGGCCCACGCCCAGAACGTGGTGACCCTTCCCTCCCACGCCAACATCCTCTCCGGCCGATACCCCGTGGTGCATGGCGTGCGGGACAACTCCGGGTTCCGCTTCCCCGCGGGCCTGGAGACCCTTGCCACCATCCTGAAGGGGAGGGGCTACCGCACGGGGGCCTTCGTCAGCGCCTTCCCCCTCGACTCCCGCTTCGGGCTGAACCGCGGCTTCGACGTATACGACGACCATCTGGGAGACACGGAGGTGAGCCCGGCCTTTCATATGGAGGAACGCCGCGGTTCTTTGACGGTCGCCGCGGCCAAGCGATGGCTCGGCACGATCGGTGAGCAGCCGTCCTTCGCTTGGGTCCATCTCTACGAGCCGCACGCCCCTTACGAGCCGCCCGAGCCCTGGGCGTCGCGGTTCCGGGAGGACCCTTATCACGGCGAGGTCTCCGCCGCGGACGCCGCCCTCGAGCCATTGCTGGCGCCGATCCTCGGGGCGGTGGGGGAGGGGCGGACCCTCGTGGTGCTGACCGCGGATCACGGCGAGTCCCTCGGACAGCACGGGGAGACCACCCACGGGACCTTCGCCTACGAGCCGACCCTGCGGGTGCCCCTCATCCTTTACGCCCCTCGCCTCTTCGCTCCGCGGGTGGCGAAGGATCCGGTCCGGCACGTCGACATCCTGCCCACGATCTTGGATGCCCTTGCCCTCCCCCTGCCCGGGGAGCTTCCCGGGCGGAGCTTGCTCGAGCTCGCGGTGGGAGGCCCCGCGGTCGCGCAAAGCAGCTACTTCGAGGCCCTCTCCGCCGCGGCCACGCGGGGCTGGGCTCCTCTCTATGGCGTCATGGAAGGCGGGATGAAGTACATCGACCTTCCCATTCCAGAGCTCTACGACCTCGCCGCCGATCCCGAGGAGGCGCACAACCTGGCCGGGAGCCAGGCCCCGACCCTGGAGCGCATGCGAGCTCACCTCGCGCAGCTAAGGGCCGCGGATCGGGGGCTCGAACCCGAGGTGGAGACCGCGGAGGTGCGGGAACGCCTGAAGAGCTTGGGCTACGCGGCCACGAGCGCGCCCGCGAAGGGGAAGCGCTACACCGAGGACGACGACCCCAAACGGCTCATATCCTTGAGCGCCGCCCTTGACGAGCTGATCCGGCTCTACCGGGCGGGGGAGCTGCCGCGGGCGCGGGCTCTTGGTGAGGACATCGTGCGGCGGCGGCCCATGCCGGTCGCGCTCCTCCACCTCGCCTTCGTGGAGCGGGAGAGCGGCAACCTCCCCGCTGCGGTCGACGCCGCGGGAAGGGCCTTTGCTCTCAGCCCCCGCAGCGCGGAGGCGGCCGCCCTTCTCGGGGCCTACCTCAATGAGTCGGGCCGGGCCCGGGAAACCGTGGAGCGGCTCGCCCCCTACGCCGCCGCCTCCCCGCCCGACGTGGACGTTCTCTTCGTCCTGGGCGCGGCCCTGGCCCAGGTGGGCCGCGGGGCGGAGGCGCTCAAGGCCTTCGAGCAGGCGCGCACCCTTGACCCCTCGAACGCGATGGCCCTCGTCAACATCGGCACCGTCCATCTCATGGCCCGGGATTACCCCCGGGCGCGAGCGGCCTTCGAGGGCGCCCTGGCGCTGGAGCCCACCCTCTCGCGCGCCTTCAACTCTCTGGGCGTGATCGAGGCCCAGGCCGGCCGCGCGGAGCAGGCGATCGCGCTCTGGAAGAAGGCGGTGGAGCTGAATCCGCGGGAGTACGACACTCTCTTCAACCTCGGCGACCTGCTCGTCCGTGAAGGGCGCGCCTCGGAAGCGAGGGGTTACTTCGAGGCTTTCACCCGTCGGGCTCCCCCCGCCCTTTACGCGCGCGACATCGCGCGGGTCCGCGGATGGCTCGCGACGCCGGAGGCGAACGGAAAAGGCTCCGCCCCGGCCAAGAGTCTTGGCGCCTCGAGCCACCCTTGA
- a CDS encoding DNA-binding domain-containing protein: MAPEIPLPRLQRWMQSVVVHPGAVEDAVRSSEAEEEIPVARVGEVVLPSRTLQPVERLGIYHGMYLLRMQEALQTDFPALEHFLGEDAFRELVRGYVQAFPSRSYSLNPLGDHLPEFVRTAPGVKRPEFCHDLARLELAVSQVFDAPETPPLTEAAIAAVAPEAWESARLKAIEAFALFAFRYPVNAYLQTVRDDNHEHPRARLKDTWVAVYRRDYRVFRLDLTRAAHDLLADLAQGTPLGPAITKAIRGGGRHAPNETELFRWFRQWVSGGVFRSVETG, translated from the coding sequence ATGGCGCCTGAGATCCCGCTCCCGCGTCTCCAGCGCTGGATGCAGTCCGTGGTCGTTCACCCGGGTGCGGTGGAGGATGCGGTCCGTTCCTCAGAGGCGGAGGAGGAGATCCCCGTGGCCCGGGTCGGCGAGGTGGTCCTGCCCTCCAGGACCCTGCAGCCGGTGGAGCGGCTGGGGATCTACCACGGGATGTACCTCCTGCGGATGCAGGAGGCGTTGCAGACGGACTTTCCCGCCCTCGAACACTTCCTGGGGGAGGACGCCTTCCGCGAGCTCGTGCGGGGCTACGTGCAGGCCTTCCCCTCCCGGAGCTACAGCCTGAACCCGCTGGGCGACCATCTGCCCGAGTTCGTCCGGACCGCGCCCGGGGTCAAGCGCCCCGAGTTCTGCCACGACCTCGCCCGGCTGGAGCTGGCCGTGAGCCAGGTCTTCGACGCTCCCGAGACGCCGCCCCTGACGGAGGCGGCGATCGCGGCCGTGGCTCCCGAGGCCTGGGAGAGCGCGCGCCTGAAAGCGATCGAGGCCTTTGCTCTATTCGCCTTCCGCTATCCCGTGAACGCCTACCTGCAGACCGTGCGGGACGACAACCATGAGCACCCCCGGGCCCGCCTCAAGGACACTTGGGTCGCGGTCTACCGCCGCGACTACCGGGTCTTCCGGCTCGATCTCACCCGGGCCGCCCACGACCTCTTGGCCGACCTGGCCCAAGGCACGCCCCTTGGGCCGGCCATCACGAAGGCCATCCGCGGAGGTGGGCGGCATGCACCCAACGAGACCGAGCTCTTCCGCTGGTTCCGCCAGTGGGTCTCGGGCGGGGTCTTTCGCTCGGTGGAGACAGGCTAG
- a CDS encoding DUF692 domain-containing protein produces MPNRWGFPDLGIGVGLRTVHFGHILSQHPPVDWFEVLSENFMKTGGRPLYVLDQVAERYPVALHGVSLSIGSTDPLNREHIQNLKDLAARTRAHWISDHLCWTGVLGRNTHDLLPMPYTEEALRHTVDRVKQVSEMLERPLVLENPSTYVEFAASTLTEWEFLARLAEEADCGLLLDVNNVYVSSFNHGFDPHAYIDSIPADRVVQYHVAGHTNKGTHIVDTHSDHAIAEVWSLYRRAWKRTGPVATLYEWDEDIPEFEVVHAEALKARAHREESPASLRTGTHGA; encoded by the coding sequence ATGCCCAACCGCTGGGGCTTTCCGGACCTGGGAATCGGAGTCGGCCTCCGCACGGTCCACTTCGGACACATTCTCTCCCAGCATCCGCCCGTCGACTGGTTCGAGGTCCTCTCCGAGAACTTCATGAAGACCGGAGGGCGCCCGCTCTACGTCCTCGACCAGGTGGCCGAGCGGTATCCGGTGGCCCTGCACGGAGTGTCCCTCTCCATCGGCAGCACGGACCCCCTGAACCGGGAGCACATCCAGAACCTGAAGGACCTGGCCGCCCGCACCCGCGCCCACTGGATCTCCGACCACCTCTGCTGGACGGGCGTCCTCGGCCGCAACACCCACGACCTGCTGCCCATGCCCTACACGGAGGAGGCGCTCCGCCACACCGTCGACCGGGTGAAGCAGGTCTCGGAGATGCTGGAGCGCCCGCTGGTGCTGGAGAACCCGTCGACCTACGTGGAATTTGCGGCCTCCACCCTGACCGAATGGGAGTTCCTGGCCCGGCTGGCGGAGGAGGCGGACTGCGGCTTGCTTCTGGACGTGAACAACGTCTACGTGAGCTCGTTCAACCACGGCTTCGATCCCCACGCCTACATCGATTCGATTCCCGCGGACCGCGTGGTCCAGTACCACGTAGCCGGCCACACGAACAAGGGGACCCATATCGTCGACACCCATAGCGACCACGCCATCGCGGAGGTCTGGAGCCTCTATCGCCGGGCCTGGAAGCGGACCGGCCCCGTCGCCACCCTCTACGAGTGGGACGAGGACATCCCCGAGTTCGAGGTGGTGCACGCGGAGGCCCTGAAGGCCCGGGCGCACCGCGAGGAGAGCCCCGCGTCCCTGCGGACGGGCACCCATGGCGCCTGA
- a CDS encoding C4-type zinc ribbon domain-containing protein, whose product MDPDLEKLIRLQRAETDLRRVEVELAEIPKVRSALEHRLAGDKAHLEAARAALEACQKSRRQHEAGLQDLEVKRSKYKGQLMEVKTNKEYTAVLHEIENVEREIRALEDQILLEMERAESLAAELKQEEGRFKAAEEDGRAEARALEARARGLEGEASKLGGERDAIAATISADPLALFQRVARLRGAGVAEARDSMCQLCHVKLRLQMYVDLKKNEVIVQCPACSRILYYSPPVPVVSPEL is encoded by the coding sequence ATGGACCCTGACCTTGAAAAACTGATCCGCCTCCAGCGCGCGGAGACCGATCTGCGCCGGGTGGAAGTCGAGCTGGCAGAGATCCCTAAGGTGCGCTCCGCCCTCGAGCACCGGCTGGCGGGGGACAAGGCGCACCTGGAGGCCGCCCGGGCCGCCCTCGAGGCGTGCCAGAAGAGCCGCCGCCAGCACGAAGCCGGCCTTCAAGATCTTGAAGTCAAGCGCTCCAAGTACAAGGGCCAGCTCATGGAGGTCAAGACCAACAAGGAATACACGGCCGTGCTCCACGAGATCGAGAACGTGGAGCGGGAGATCCGGGCCTTGGAGGACCAGATCCTCCTCGAGATGGAGCGCGCGGAGTCGCTGGCCGCGGAGCTCAAGCAGGAAGAGGGACGGTTTAAGGCCGCCGAGGAAGACGGGCGAGCCGAGGCCCGGGCCCTGGAGGCCCGGGCCCGCGGTCTGGAGGGGGAGGCCAGCAAGCTAGGCGGTGAGCGGGACGCGATCGCGGCCACCATCTCCGCCGACCCGCTGGCTCTCTTCCAGCGCGTGGCCCGCTTGCGGGGGGCGGGGGTGGCGGAAGCGCGTGACAGCATGTGCCAGCTCTGCCATGTGAAGCTCAGGCTGCAGATGTACGTGGACCTCAAGAAGAACGAAGTCATCGTGCAGTGTCCGGCCTGCAGCCGCATCCTCTACTACTCGCCGCCGGTCCCCGTCGTCAGCCCTGAGCTGTGA